The Hyperthermus butylicus DSM 5456 genome includes a region encoding these proteins:
- a CDS encoding phenylalanine--tRNA ligase subunit alpha, producing MQGKIPVSESEHKLLELLVGRVEAGREYDTETLAELAGLDRSKVESLVRLLAEKGLVRLREETMEKYVATEEAKRYLREGFPEEKLVKILAGAGGEARLDELRNAMGQELSIALANATRKGWVEVRGGRVRLVVDPSKAVAEERKLLEKLEIGERLQPSEFRLLRRRRLVERLAERRTIVVFPEAPEKLLEQVVVEVGALTRDLIASGRWRTVRLRRYNVAAEPPRRRLGRLNFFVEFIEYLRDVMKEMGFQEVDDAPVELEFWNYDVLYQPQYHPARSPTDTFYLSNPSRGELPSELTPRVAEAHEKGLAGSRGWRYRWSQELAARLILRSHTTAVSARVLASKPRPPFRFFTIGRVYRVETIDPRHLPEFHQLDGIASEDGVSLRWLLGLLAEFLERIGIREYKFRPAYFPFTEPSVEAYVRVRDQWLEVLGAGLFRPEMLAALGIDYPVAAWGMGIERLAMALYDLTDIRQLYSHDVEFLENIPVRWWIYASSQI from the coding sequence TTGCAAGGCAAGATACCGGTTTCAGAATCTGAACATAAGCTCCTAGAGCTACTAGTCGGCCGCGTCGAGGCTGGTAGAGAATATGACACTGAGACCTTGGCGGAGCTGGCTGGGCTTGATAGGAGCAAGGTAGAGTCACTGGTTAGGCTCCTAGCAGAGAAGGGGCTTGTTAGGCTCCGCGAGGAAACTATGGAGAAGTACGTTGCGACCGAGGAGGCTAAGCGTTATCTACGCGAAGGGTTTCCCGAGGAGAAGCTTGTAAAGATCCTAGCTGGGGCCGGCGGCGAGGCGAGGCTGGATGAACTCCGTAACGCTATGGGCCAGGAACTCTCCATAGCGCTCGCTAATGCTACGAGGAAGGGTTGGGTTGAGGTTCGCGGTGGCAGGGTTAGGCTTGTAGTGGACCCCTCTAAGGCTGTTGCCGAGGAGAGGAAGCTCCTAGAAAAGCTTGAGATTGGAGAGCGGCTTCAGCCCAGTGAGTTTCGCCTACTGCGACGGAGAAGGTTAGTGGAACGCCTAGCTGAAAGGAGAACTATCGTTGTGTTCCCAGAGGCTCCAGAGAAGCTGCTAGAGCAGGTCGTCGTTGAGGTTGGTGCACTTACACGTGACCTCATAGCTTCGGGGCGTTGGAGAACGGTTCGCCTAAGGAGATACAATGTAGCGGCTGAGCCCCCCAGGCGGCGGCTCGGCAGGCTAAACTTCTTCGTAGAGTTCATAGAGTATCTGCGCGACGTAATGAAGGAGATGGGATTCCAAGAGGTTGATGATGCTCCAGTGGAGCTAGAGTTCTGGAACTATGACGTGTTGTACCAGCCGCAGTATCATCCTGCGAGAAGCCCTACCGACACCTTCTACTTGAGCAACCCCTCCCGGGGCGAGCTGCCGAGCGAGCTTACTCCAAGGGTGGCTGAAGCGCATGAAAAGGGGCTTGCGGGCAGCAGGGGCTGGAGGTACCGGTGGAGTCAGGAGCTTGCTGCGAGGCTGATACTGCGTAGCCACACCACAGCCGTGTCAGCGCGTGTGCTAGCCTCCAAGCCTAGGCCGCCATTCCGCTTCTTCACCATAGGCCGCGTCTACCGTGTAGAGACGATTGACCCAAGGCATTTGCCTGAGTTCCACCAGCTGGATGGTATAGCGAGCGAGGACGGTGTTAGCCTACGCTGGCTACTTGGCCTCCTAGCAGAATTCCTGGAGCGTATCGGGATAAGGGAATACAAGTTTAGGCCAGCCTACTTTCCCTTTACCGAGCCCTCAGTCGAGGCCTACGTGAGGGTTCGCGATCAGTGGCTTGAGGTTCTAGGTGCAGGACTGTTTAGGCCGGAAATGTTGGCAGCTCTAGGCATAGACTATCCTGTAGCAGCATGGGGCATGGGTATTGAGAGGCTTGCAATGGCACTCTACGACCTCACAGATATTAGGCAGCTGTACTCGCACGATGTCGAATTTCTCGAGAATATACCTGTAAGGTGGTGGATCTATGCCAGTTCTCAGATTTAA
- the pheT gene encoding phenylalanine--tRNA ligase subunit beta, whose translation MPVLRFKPGRVEEVIGVQLDQALKLMERLKIEVEIDEEGYVVAELEVDRPDMYSLEGIGRQVKGLLGVERGLPRYNIVETDYRIVADDVPTRPYVLGAIVWDVDVDEDFLEELIQFQEKLHVSHGDKRRRVAIGLHDLDKLPGKTIHYKFEHVDMVRFTPLHGDREMSLREVFNETPQGREYSGIALQGDRHPVLYANGEVISVPPVINAELTKVEPGTRHLFIDVTGPELGIVEDILAILATNLAERSRTKRIGLVRVEAPWGNRVVPGLEPHRWRLRLATVERVIGLKLSANEVAQKLEAMRFGVVEVGGDYVDVLVPRFRIDIMHEVDLAEEVALAIGFDALKPEKPKLMLRGGLLPVRAWEREARKLLAGHGYVEVKTYTLVSCREQEAVGGIPAEKLVKIANPVSVEADCVRATMLPNLLRIAASNQHRIPLRIFELGEVVEVTGEGDRGVRYGRKLAILYMADKAGYEDIQAVVYSIVRLTNDEISVIKEYTHPLLIQGRTALAKTKRGLRIIIGEVRPEILERYGIAYPIAVAEIDYTALAGGAAVPRP comes from the coding sequence ATGCCAGTTCTCAGATTTAAGCCCGGTAGGGTGGAGGAGGTCATAGGAGTACAGCTCGACCAGGCATTGAAGCTAATGGAGAGGTTAAAGATCGAGGTTGAAATAGACGAGGAAGGTTACGTGGTAGCAGAGCTAGAGGTAGACCGGCCCGACATGTATAGCCTAGAGGGTATCGGTCGCCAGGTCAAAGGCTTGTTGGGGGTAGAGAGGGGGCTTCCCCGCTACAACATCGTCGAGACAGACTATAGGATCGTAGCAGATGATGTACCCACGAGACCCTATGTCCTTGGTGCAATAGTATGGGACGTTGATGTTGACGAGGACTTCTTAGAGGAGCTAATACAGTTCCAGGAAAAGCTACACGTAAGCCATGGAGATAAGAGGCGTAGGGTCGCAATAGGTCTCCACGATCTCGACAAGCTTCCGGGCAAGACTATCCACTACAAGTTCGAGCATGTGGACATGGTGAGGTTTACACCGCTGCACGGCGATAGGGAGATGAGCCTTAGGGAGGTGTTTAACGAGACACCTCAAGGCAGAGAGTATAGTGGCATAGCTCTTCAGGGCGATAGGCATCCCGTACTCTACGCTAACGGCGAGGTTATCAGTGTGCCACCAGTGATAAATGCGGAGCTTACAAAGGTTGAGCCTGGAACCCGTCACCTCTTCATTGATGTTACGGGGCCCGAGCTGGGCATTGTAGAGGATATCCTAGCCATACTAGCTACAAACCTTGCTGAACGTAGCCGTACAAAGAGGATAGGTCTTGTAAGGGTTGAAGCGCCATGGGGTAATCGTGTAGTACCAGGTCTTGAGCCTCACCGGTGGCGGCTCAGACTTGCAACTGTTGAGAGAGTCATAGGGTTGAAGCTCTCGGCGAACGAAGTCGCGCAAAAGCTTGAGGCTATGAGGTTTGGTGTGGTCGAGGTTGGAGGAGATTATGTGGACGTCCTGGTGCCCAGGTTTAGGATAGACATTATGCACGAGGTTGACCTGGCTGAAGAGGTAGCACTAGCAATAGGCTTTGATGCCCTCAAACCTGAGAAGCCCAAACTGATGCTGCGTGGCGGTCTGCTACCCGTACGGGCATGGGAACGTGAAGCTAGGAAGCTCCTAGCAGGCCACGGCTACGTGGAGGTGAAAACCTATACTCTAGTCTCCTGCAGGGAGCAAGAAGCAGTAGGAGGTATACCGGCAGAGAAGCTTGTCAAGATAGCTAATCCCGTAAGCGTTGAGGCTGACTGTGTGCGGGCAACCATGCTGCCGAATCTCCTGCGTATTGCAGCTTCGAACCAGCATAGAATACCACTACGCATCTTCGAGTTGGGCGAGGTTGTCGAGGTAACAGGGGAAGGTGACCGTGGCGTGCGCTACGGCAGAAAGCTAGCAATACTATACATGGCGGACAAGGCTGGCTACGAAGACATTCAAGCAGTGGTATATAGTATTGTGAGATTAACAAACGACGAAATAAGCGTGATAAAAGAGTATACACATCCACTCTTGATCCAGGGCAGGACAGCACTAGCCAAGACAAAGCGTGGACTAAGAATAATCATTGGGGAAGTTCGCCCAGAAATCCTAGAGCGTTATGGCATCGCGTACCCGATAGCTGTGGCTGAAATAGATTACACGGCGCTCGCAGGGGGTGCCGCTGTCCCCCGCCCCTAA
- a CDS encoding tyrosine--tRNA ligase, with protein MDVEERLKLITRNTVEVVTVEELREKLESGEKLKGYIGFEPSGLFHIGWLVWAFKVKDMVEAGIDFYLLAATWHAWINDKFGGNMELIRKAARHVVDVLEAIGVERSKVKVVDAEDLVSDKEYWAILLKVAKSNTLARMKRALTIMGRRAEEAELDFSKLIYPAMQVTDIFYLDLDIALGGIDQRKAHMLARDTAEKLGRKKVIAVHTPLITSLQGLGRMNPDQVDEETHAVEFKMSKSKPETALFVYDPPEEIERKILRAYCPARIVRYNPIIEINKYLLFSRPGFKLVVERPEKYGGTVVIESYEELEKLYVEGKLHPLDLKKATAKALIELLEPVRRYFESNREARELLEELKKATVTR; from the coding sequence ATGGATGTGGAGGAAAGGCTAAAGCTCATCACGAGGAACACTGTTGAAGTTGTAACAGTTGAAGAGCTAAGGGAGAAGCTTGAGTCTGGCGAGAAGCTAAAGGGTTACATAGGCTTCGAGCCCAGCGGACTCTTCCACATAGGCTGGCTAGTATGGGCCTTTAAGGTAAAAGACATGGTTGAAGCAGGTATCGACTTCTACCTGCTGGCAGCCACCTGGCACGCTTGGATCAACGACAAGTTTGGAGGTAATATGGAGCTGATAAGAAAAGCTGCTCGTCACGTAGTAGATGTTCTCGAAGCAATAGGTGTTGAGAGGTCAAAAGTAAAAGTCGTCGATGCCGAGGATCTCGTATCCGATAAGGAGTACTGGGCTATACTGCTAAAGGTTGCAAAGTCTAACACTCTTGCACGTATGAAGCGAGCGCTAACCATAATGGGTAGGCGTGCTGAGGAGGCTGAGCTAGACTTCTCAAAGCTAATCTACCCAGCAATGCAGGTTACCGACATCTTCTACCTTGACCTGGACATAGCGTTGGGTGGTATAGACCAGAGAAAGGCTCACATGCTTGCAAGAGACACAGCGGAGAAGCTGGGCAGGAAGAAGGTCATAGCGGTACATACACCACTCATAACGAGCCTACAGGGCCTGGGCAGGATGAATCCCGACCAGGTAGACGAGGAGACTCATGCTGTCGAGTTTAAGATGAGTAAGTCTAAGCCAGAGACAGCACTCTTTGTCTACGATCCGCCCGAAGAGATAGAGAGAAAGATACTGAGAGCATATTGTCCAGCTCGCATAGTGAGGTACAATCCGATAATAGAGATAAACAAGTACCTCCTCTTCAGCAGGCCAGGATTCAAGCTGGTGGTTGAGAGGCCTGAGAAGTACGGCGGGACGGTAGTGATTGAGAGCTATGAGGAACTCGAGAAGCTCTACGTGGAGGGCAAGCTCCACCCACTAGACCTCAAGAAGGCTACAGCTAAGGCATTGATAGAGCTACTTGAACCCGTGAGACGGTACTTTGAGTCCAATCGGGAGGCGCGCGAACTACTAGAAGAACTAAAAAAGGCTACGGTGACGAGGTAA
- the dnaG gene encoding DNA primase DnaG: protein MKYLIKAKIEVEGLVDRHDIIGAIFGQTENLFGEEFDLRKLQDRGRIGRVQVDIKHEGTRTIGEVVVPSNLDRVETALVAAMLESVEKVGPYKAQIRVYDIVDVRAQKIKRIVERAKEILRIWSLEKTPDLREVLREISEAVKRAEVIEYGPERLPAGPDVDKSDEIIIVEGRADVINLLRYGYRNVIALEGARGKIPETIIKLAKTKKAIAFVDGDHGGDLILWELLKVADIDYVAKAPPGKEVEELTGKEIARALRNLIPAREYLQILERKFKPKPAVEERPQPPQPQPPAVQPVQPTLQPTVTTVEVVREAKPEKPTVQVEVETFEIPPSVIEEVKKLSGTLEAVLYDSKWNPIERVSVRDVYNVLEKMEPGKVYAVAYDGIVTQRMLDIAAEKQVRLLIANRIGNIEKRPPKVGILTFSDLT from the coding sequence TTGAAGTACTTGATAAAGGCTAAGATAGAGGTTGAGGGGCTCGTAGATAGGCATGACATTATAGGTGCTATTTTCGGTCAGACAGAGAACCTATTCGGCGAAGAGTTTGACCTCAGAAAGCTACAAGATAGAGGACGTATTGGCAGAGTGCAGGTAGATATAAAACACGAGGGTACACGCACGATTGGAGAGGTTGTTGTTCCCTCAAACCTTGATAGAGTTGAGACTGCACTAGTAGCAGCAATGTTGGAGTCGGTCGAGAAGGTTGGTCCCTACAAGGCGCAGATAAGGGTCTACGACATAGTTGATGTTAGAGCGCAGAAGATTAAACGTATCGTTGAGAGGGCAAAGGAGATCCTTAGGATATGGTCGCTGGAAAAGACTCCAGATCTGCGCGAGGTTCTGCGTGAGATTAGCGAGGCTGTCAAGCGTGCAGAGGTCATAGAGTATGGGCCGGAAAGACTCCCGGCAGGTCCGGATGTGGATAAAAGCGATGAGATAATAATTGTCGAGGGGCGTGCTGACGTAATTAACTTGTTGAGGTATGGCTATAGAAACGTTATCGCCCTTGAGGGTGCTAGGGGCAAGATACCAGAGACTATAATCAAGCTCGCTAAGACGAAGAAAGCCATAGCATTCGTCGACGGCGACCATGGTGGCGACTTGATTCTCTGGGAGCTGTTAAAGGTTGCAGACATAGACTATGTTGCTAAGGCTCCGCCGGGTAAAGAGGTTGAGGAGCTAACGGGCAAGGAGATTGCTAGGGCTCTCAGAAACCTCATACCAGCCAGGGAGTATCTGCAGATCCTTGAGAGAAAGTTCAAACCAAAGCCAGCTGTAGAGGAGAGACCTCAGCCCCCGCAGCCACAGCCGCCAGCTGTGCAGCCAGTACAGCCTACTCTGCAGCCGACAGTAACTACTGTCGAGGTGGTGCGTGAGGCTAAGCCTGAGAAGCCTACGGTGCAAGTTGAGGTTGAGACCTTTGAGATACCACCTAGCGTTATAGAGGAGGTTAAGAAACTGAGTGGAACGCTTGAAGCAGTACTATATGATAGCAAGTGGAATCCTATAGAGAGAGTGTCAGTGCGTGACGTCTACAACGTACTAGAGAAGATGGAGCCGGGTAAGGTCTATGCTGTAGCCTATGATGGAATTGTTACACAGCGTATGCTGGATATTGCTGCGGAGAAGCAAGTGAGGCTTCTCATAGCTAACAGGATAGGCAATATTGAGAAGAGGCCGCCCAAGGTTGGGATACTAACATTTAGCGACCTAACATGA
- a CDS encoding site-2 protease family protein encodes MASTVELLAAYLTVWLVVTFAASRIAAGRLGDRVSISSLAVVIKISRRFEVFEKLRRYRLVGYLLDAGIAATVLLAGFFYYILARRLILLLTRAEAAGTAPLVPIIPGLTISVETFLYLLPGLSLAVIAHELLHALAARYEGVEVKSAGFLVALGLIPAAFVEPDEEQLLRAHLRSKLRIYSAGILANTVLALLFIALLNTLAASGFALAIVDVEPGSPAAASGLPANTLVKAIYVNGTETTSLSEFVETLHTLYQGKGPENVSLSLTIVLWNGEIVNVTKPVGAERIGISLAEVPISLAELGFSPYIAYILNIVLNLALTANLGLALINAVPIFVTDGAQVLRSVTIRVLGEKLGMTVTVLVSAFTLALIAPNIYVP; translated from the coding sequence TTGGCTAGCACGGTAGAGCTACTTGCGGCATATCTTACTGTATGGCTTGTAGTGACGTTCGCAGCGTCTAGGATTGCCGCGGGGAGACTGGGGGATAGGGTTTCGATAAGCTCGCTAGCAGTTGTGATAAAGATCTCGCGCAGATTTGAGGTGTTTGAGAAGCTTAGACGCTATAGGCTTGTAGGCTACTTGCTTGATGCTGGCATTGCTGCCACTGTCTTGCTTGCAGGCTTTTTCTACTACATTCTAGCCCGGAGGCTCATACTACTTCTGACACGCGCGGAGGCAGCCGGGACAGCACCATTAGTCCCTATAATACCCGGGCTAACAATAAGCGTTGAGACCTTCCTCTACCTATTACCAGGCCTCTCACTCGCCGTAATAGCTCACGAGCTTCTACACGCACTAGCAGCACGCTATGAAGGTGTTGAAGTCAAGTCTGCCGGTTTTCTCGTAGCACTAGGCCTCATACCCGCTGCCTTTGTTGAGCCGGATGAAGAGCAGCTTCTCCGGGCGCACCTCCGAAGCAAGCTGAGGATATACTCTGCTGGCATACTAGCAAACACGGTCTTAGCGCTATTATTCATAGCATTGCTAAACACGCTAGCTGCAAGTGGCTTCGCACTAGCCATAGTAGATGTTGAACCGGGATCTCCCGCAGCTGCAAGCGGCCTACCCGCCAATACCCTAGTAAAAGCCATATATGTCAATGGAACAGAGACTACAAGTCTGTCAGAGTTCGTAGAGACTCTCCACACCCTCTACCAGGGAAAAGGACCAGAAAATGTCTCACTATCGCTGACAATAGTGCTATGGAACGGCGAAATAGTAAACGTGACAAAACCCGTTGGCGCTGAGAGAATAGGAATAAGTCTTGCAGAGGTACCTATAAGCCTTGCAGAACTCGGATTTAGCCCATACATCGCCTATATACTAAACATTGTACTTAACCTCGCACTGACTGCAAATCTAGGCCTTGCATTGATTAATGCTGTACCAATATTTGTAACTGATGGTGCACAAGTATTGAGAAGTGTAACCATAAGGGTTCTAGGTGAAAAACTAGGCATGACAGTCACAGTTCTCGTCTCAGCTTTTACCTTAGCCCTCATAGCTCCGAACATATACGTACCATAA
- a CDS encoding nucleotidyltransferase domain-containing protein, with amino-acid sequence MVREKVERRGEYRYVVYDDEHWRLLGQLREEAARIMKPLREAGLAPIIHGSIARGDVHPGSDIDVLIPSIVPSYLVELALERAGLRPAYKLVVQATPQSTPKAYIVLDVEEKRVVSFPLAKLSKTEYEFYYFGGALSYEELVDGKRVPGVDKRLVLIEPTSEGHRESPVMGREAEVARIVGVSVETVLERVRVLTRRDELGRTGVFVKVELEPWESVEEAVLRIARENPLFRRALRVKGSPLI; translated from the coding sequence ATGGTTAGGGAGAAGGTTGAGAGGAGGGGCGAGTACCGCTACGTAGTTTACGATGATGAGCATTGGAGGTTGCTAGGTCAGCTTCGTGAAGAAGCAGCCCGTATTATGAAGCCCCTCCGCGAGGCGGGGCTAGCACCAATAATCCATGGCAGTATTGCTCGGGGGGATGTACACCCGGGCAGTGATATAGATGTACTTATACCGTCCATAGTTCCATCATACCTCGTCGAGCTTGCGCTTGAGAGAGCTGGCTTAAGACCAGCATACAAGCTCGTAGTGCAAGCTACGCCCCAAAGCACACCGAAGGCCTACATAGTGTTAGATGTTGAAGAGAAGCGGGTAGTATCGTTTCCACTAGCAAAGCTATCCAAAACCGAGTACGAGTTCTACTATTTCGGAGGTGCGCTAAGCTACGAGGAACTCGTTGATGGTAAACGTGTGCCAGGCGTGGATAAGAGGCTTGTCCTAATAGAGCCAACTAGTGAGGGGCACCGGGAATCTCCCGTCATGGGCAGAGAGGCTGAGGTCGCAAGAATTGTTGGTGTTAGTGTGGAAACCGTGCTTGAGCGTGTTCGGGTCCTAACACGCCGTGATGAGCTTGGTAGAACCGGGGTATTCGTCAAGGTTGAACTCGAGCCTTGGGAGTCCGTTGAGGAGGCGGTACTACGCATAGCGCGGGAAAACCCATTGTTTAGACGCGCGCTACGCGTCAAGGGATCGCCCTTGATCTAG
- a CDS encoding radical SAM protein, translating to MVPAAPRRVYRVDGVYVLLGVLPRGCRLCIEGAKLVVFVTGLCDERCFYCPVSSAKLYRDVIYADEELVKRLEDIIDEAYSIGADGASITGGDPLVVLDRTMRVIKTLKTVFGPDFHIHLYTSGRYATADTLRELERAGLDEIRFHIVNWSWGLERLRRALEVVKHMDVGVEVPVFPDRVEELKRLILELDKMGVSFVNLNELEVSERNIHDLLLRGYRVSPNKPIVYGSEEAAVEIVEWATRMGVRLTVHYCPARYKDRVQMRIRLIRKAIRLAKPYQRVTPSGMLEYAVIPEDRAPRQWGELLERLKVGYAGPASLAEMVPSARIVRVYPSRRLASRLPSEVDSIAE from the coding sequence GTGGTCCCAGCTGCTCCGAGACGCGTATACCGTGTAGACGGTGTGTATGTCCTTCTGGGTGTGCTTCCAAGGGGCTGTAGGCTCTGTATAGAGGGTGCTAAGCTTGTAGTATTCGTTACCGGGCTATGCGATGAAAGGTGCTTCTACTGTCCCGTATCGAGTGCTAAGCTATACCGCGACGTTATCTACGCTGACGAGGAGCTTGTGAAGAGACTCGAGGATATAATCGACGAGGCATACTCCATAGGTGCTGATGGGGCAAGCATAACTGGTGGAGATCCGCTCGTAGTACTAGACAGGACTATGAGGGTTATAAAGACGCTAAAGACTGTGTTCGGGCCCGATTTTCACATACACCTCTACACAAGTGGTCGCTACGCTACAGCTGATACGCTGAGAGAGCTGGAACGTGCAGGCCTTGACGAGATAAGGTTCCACATTGTCAACTGGAGTTGGGGGCTTGAGAGGCTCCGTAGAGCCCTAGAGGTCGTTAAGCATATGGATGTTGGGGTCGAAGTGCCAGTCTTCCCAGACCGGGTTGAGGAGTTGAAAAGGCTTATACTAGAGCTTGACAAGATGGGTGTAAGCTTCGTAAACCTTAACGAACTCGAGGTCTCAGAGAGAAATATCCATGACCTCCTCCTAAGAGGTTACCGGGTATCTCCTAACAAGCCAATTGTTTATGGTAGTGAGGAGGCTGCCGTAGAGATCGTTGAGTGGGCAACCCGTATGGGTGTTAGGCTAACCGTACACTACTGCCCTGCAAGGTATAAGGATAGAGTTCAGATGAGGATCAGGCTTATACGTAAAGCTATAAGGCTTGCGAAACCCTATCAGAGAGTTACGCCGAGCGGCATGTTAGAGTATGCAGTGATCCCGGAGGATAGGGCTCCTAGACAGTGGGGCGAGCTTCTAGAAAGGCTAAAGGTGGGATATGCTGGTCCCGCCTCGCTGGCAGAGATGGTGCCCAGTGCAAGAATAGTGCGCGTCTACCCATCCCGTAGACTAGCCTCCCGTCTCCCCAGCGAAGTTGATAGCATAGCGGAGTAA
- a CDS encoding mRNA surveillance protein pelota, with the protein MKILAVDTKRGLVRVVPETTDDIWLLSTVIQPGDLVRAKTLREIHFGDRGSGRSSRIPMVLTVRVEAVEFQAFTTRLRIRGIVIEGPEKYGVVGKYHTLSIEPGRELDIVKPSGWPQVLIEKLKRGSYNVAAVVVAVDYDDYAVAVVRGQGVKILASGGLHLPGKDDPTREDKLREAVTVIAKTTADVARRENALLVVAAGPGTVKNLVAEKLRGLVQGVKILVDNVSMGGEAGVFEEVRRGIMRQALQDAAVVEAERILEEFERRLAKEPGRIAYTLEQVYRAAEMGAVEELLILDETLHHPDPEVRARVDELLRLADATRAKIHFVSVESPVGYKVKALGGVIALLRYAINFAGETGG; encoded by the coding sequence ATGAAAATCCTAGCGGTCGACACTAAGCGAGGCCTTGTAAGAGTTGTACCAGAGACCACCGATGACATCTGGCTACTATCAACAGTTATACAGCCAGGTGATCTTGTCCGCGCGAAGACACTGCGCGAGATACATTTCGGGGATCGCGGATCCGGTAGAAGTAGCCGCATACCAATGGTTCTCACCGTGCGAGTAGAGGCTGTAGAGTTCCAGGCCTTTACGACGAGGCTGCGTATCCGCGGCATAGTCATTGAGGGCCCGGAAAAGTATGGCGTAGTGGGTAAGTACCATACACTTAGTATCGAGCCTGGCCGTGAGTTAGACATAGTAAAGCCTAGTGGTTGGCCTCAAGTCCTCATAGAGAAGCTCAAGCGAGGCTCCTACAACGTGGCGGCTGTAGTCGTAGCGGTAGACTATGACGACTATGCTGTTGCCGTTGTGCGGGGACAAGGGGTCAAGATACTTGCTAGTGGCGGTTTACATCTCCCAGGGAAAGATGATCCTACGAGGGAGGATAAGCTCCGCGAAGCAGTAACAGTAATTGCCAAGACTACAGCTGATGTTGCTAGAAGAGAGAATGCCCTCCTGGTGGTGGCGGCAGGGCCTGGCACAGTCAAGAACCTTGTCGCAGAAAAGCTGCGGGGACTAGTGCAAGGCGTAAAGATACTCGTTGACAATGTTTCTATGGGCGGCGAGGCAGGTGTGTTTGAGGAGGTTAGACGTGGCATTATGAGACAAGCGCTCCAGGATGCCGCTGTTGTTGAGGCTGAGAGGATACTCGAGGAGTTTGAGAGGAGGCTGGCAAAGGAGCCGGGAAGGATTGCTTACACGTTGGAACAGGTTTACAGGGCTGCCGAGATGGGCGCAGTAGAAGAGCTGCTAATTCTTGACGAGACGTTACATCATCCTGATCCCGAGGTTAGGGCTAGGGTTGACGAACTGCTAAGACTTGCAGACGCTACACGTGCAAAAATACACTTTGTCAGCGTTGAGTCACCCGTGGGGTATAAGGTTAAGGCGCTAGGTGGCGTTATCGCATTACTCCGCTATGCTATCAACTTCGCTGGGGAGACGGGAGGCTAG
- a CDS encoding GNAT family N-acetyltransferase produces MNCCVKVRPVERRELGQVYAIERESFDQPYSLWYLELLLSLSGGEYFLVSVANDDSITGYIVAVPIGENVCHIASIAVKKACRRQRVATCLLQSLFELCIEDGRRIFVLEVEHTNMPALRLYRTNCFHPLRVIPNYYGPGRHALVMLRYEAYSLAL; encoded by the coding sequence TTGAACTGCTGCGTAAAAGTACGTCCAGTGGAGCGTCGTGAGCTGGGGCAAGTCTATGCGATAGAGCGTGAGTCGTTTGACCAGCCATATAGCTTGTGGTACCTTGAACTCCTTCTATCCCTTAGTGGCGGTGAGTACTTCCTAGTGTCAGTAGCCAACGATGATAGTATCACGGGCTATATTGTGGCAGTGCCTATCGGTGAAAATGTTTGTCATATAGCCTCTATAGCTGTTAAAAAGGCGTGCAGAAGGCAACGTGTTGCTACATGCTTACTACAGAGCCTCTTCGAACTATGTATTGAAGATGGTAGAAGGATATTCGTATTAGAAGTTGAGCATACGAATATGCCAGCTCTACGCCTCTACCGCACGAATTGCTTCCATCCTCTACGCGTAATACCGAACTACTATGGTCCTGGGAGGCATGCCCTTGTAATGCTGCGCTATGAGGCGTATAGCTTGGCTCTCTAA